The Arabidopsis thaliana chromosome 5, partial sequence genomic interval taaaaccaaaacagtaAAGAGTTCAAGTTAAATCCTTAAGTAATAAGACCAAAGCCTACAGATTCCTCGATATATATACTCTTAATCACACTGCTTATGTCACTATCATCAAAGAATCCGAACTAGTTTCCCTAAattgccttcttcttctgggaCTTTTCCTTTaaattcaactcttttttcacACAGAATCCTCCAGTTTACTGGACAGTAACATTCACTAGCTTTATAAGACAAAACCTTTGTCCTTATTCCAAAATTTTTGCAAGTCAAATAGATCTATTAAAAGCTATCTATTGATTCTTATACAGAGAGGCCAATGTACACACACAGAGATTCCTAAATTCGAACaggaaaggagaaaaagacaTTACCAGAAGTAGGAGTGTTGTTGTTAAATTCGAACATCTGAGGATTCTTGAGCCAATTGttgtcgttgttgttgttattgggCTCTCTGCTTCCTTGTCCTTGTCCACGTCCTCGTCCTCTTCCTCTGCCTCTTCCTCGACCTCTTCCTCGTTTCCGAGAACCAAACTCCGACGTCAACGGAACGGAGGATGAGATAGGCATAGGAGAGAGAGTCACAGCGAGTGAGCCGTCAGGGTTATACTTTCTTGGtctccctctcttcttcttcaactcagaagaagaattctCCACCGGCATTGTTAAGCTAAAAGGAGGAGCAACATTCTCAGAAGGTTTCACcgcggcggcggcggaggaagtGCTGGATTGACCCACCGGAaaaagattagggttttcagaCCGTGGTGGGTAAccaggaggaggaagaggagttTCATGTTGTTTCAGACCAAAACTGGTTGGGATGTTGTTGATGTTAGTTCCTTCTCTCTCCTCCATCTGAAAAGATTCTGATTCCGACAATTAAGGAAGAGAAACTCAatagaagtagaagaaaaagactcaaaaagaCAGAacttgaatcttgatgatcACGACAGATTCAAGCTTCTTCAGACAGACACTTAAAGTATagacaagagagagagagagagaagaaagatccAGAGGACGTAAGATTCAGAGAAAAGGGgcaaagagatttttttgtttttgttattgtgtgttgaaaattaagtaaaactagtgaagagaaagatcaaaagcTTCCATGGCGGAATCTTAATTTCAGAAGAATTTCTCCTAAAACACTCATAATTAccagggtttttttttttttctacaggAGGGTTAAGTTTAGGgagaatttttctttacagatgtgagaaattagggttttgaggaGAATgggaaagagaaaataaataaatatagaaaatataaaaaaaatcaaaggagCGGATTTTATTACATTAttacaatttgattttatagaaataaaataaaaggttgttttattaaaaggaaaaaatcaaaaaaaaaaaggagagagaaacGAGAAAAGTGTAATTctaaaatattgtaataatggcttaattagaaaattcaaaaatttacaCTCCTTTCCTAACAAAAGTCTTGGAGTTTGGGATACagctaaagtttttaagtaatttaataaaataagtagaggcaaatttttaattatatgcaGTTGGACTTGATTTTTGAGATGTTCCACACtattcaaaatgaaaaataagaaaaagatttaagATATTTCTGTCACCTAATATTatcactcttttctttttcagtctATCCACGTTGACTATAACCAAAACGTTGACCAATTTAGCCTCCCAAAGACCAAGTACAAAATCTTCTTTGTCCCTAATCCCTGACATTAGGAGTGGTGGTAATGACTCCGTACCAAAGTTATCCAAATTTTTTCATTAGGATGTCTAATTCCCGCAAATAAAGTCTACAAGTTTGTTTTTAGGGTGGATTAGGTTATAGATCTTCAGGATGGACCTATATATCACGATTGTTGTTGGGGtgattaagtttttttttttaaacttgataccaaaaacatacaaatcgCACAAAATAGTTCAGTTGTTTTATCATTGTCTAAAGTAAGTTATAGTGGGTCTTCTAGATCACACGACTATACataatatcaatttaaaaacTCTGGTTAGGGAATGTATCTATTTAGAGAGTTCTGATTTCCATTCTAGAAgcaaaagattaattttaCAAACAACATATTAGGTTTCAAAATCTCCCATTTGTGAATTGTGACTTGTGAGCctataatattcaaatttcaaacaacaCTCTTCGTCCCGTACAAATCTCCTTTCCGACTAGTAATTTTGACTTGTAACATCAGAAAATTTTCAAGAGATAAATCTATTATAACCTatagaaaactttttaaaaaagatttcttACTCTATAAAACctaaagaattatatatttcctaaatttaaaatatttacattatatctataaaatattttctatactctataaaatatttcttaagaTTTCTAACTATATCTACATTTGACCGACCcctttctattttattatgtTGCATATGTCGTCAAATAAGACCTCATAGATCTCTGAAATTAATTCATGATGGATACAAATCGATGGAAGTTGATTATCCAAAGTGGTAAAATCATTAGTAACCCCAAGCTATTTTGAAGTCATACATGGAGACGAAAAAGTGGTCAATCCACCagtaaattaaaatagaaaattgtGAAATATTGACCTCAACTCACaagcaaataattttttgaatacaCGAATATAGCCAGAAACAAGTTATGACAAGTCAGGTAATAATATGTTGCGGAATTTTCGAATAATAATGTGAAGTGGTCAATACAGATTAGGTTGACTAGTTTCCCACTACAGCTACTGAGCTACACTTCacgaaatgtttttttttttcttgtcagtCTCAGAATAAACCATACGTGTAAAAATGattactcaaaaaaaaaaaaaaaagccaatCATATAATTGACcttttacaaaccaaaccacattcaatttgagttttacaaataaaagaacTTAAGTTGAATCCAACGGATTGATGATCAAACCAAACGACATTCAGACTGTAGCATGAAGGCGAGTCTTCGTTCCTCAAACGAGTACTCAACAACTTCAGGCTTTTCAGACATCAATCTTGCATTGTTGGTGAATGGTGTTGGTGCGGTGTGCATTGGGACAGAGACTGTTGCTGGTGTCGACGGGATTGGAATCATTGCAGCAACATTTTTCGGTGTTTGCATCATCAtagtcatcatcttctcttcttccaagTTCCTGAgaatgttgttgttcttgataGGAGTTGCAAATGATGAGATCTCATTCACTGCGTTGTTTTTCGGAAgttgttgtgttgttgttgttgctatgTTGGCCTTTGATGCAACCACCGTGGTCGATATGGGGGAAAACGGTTTGCGAACTAATGGGGATTGCAACATTTCAGAAGGATTCATTGATTGTTTCCTTGAGGGTAGTCCTGCAATGTCAAGCCCTCTTCTTCCTGCAGGAATAAGATTCATTTGCCAATGCAATTAGGAAATCTATTCATACTATGATGATAACCAATGATTTACATTTGATTAAGAGACTTAGTTACCATTTGATAAAGCTCCATCATTATGTCGGTGATCTGCTTTCTTGTTAGGCTTAGGAGTCTGATGCATTGCTGCTCCTAAGGAAAGTCTTCTGTTAGATGCACCACCGGTCGACATTCTTGGAGCCTTTTTACCACCAAGGGGTTTAGATGGGCTGGGTTTGGACCCGTAAAGTGCCTCTTGTTCTGCTATGAGCTGTCCTTGAAGCTTTTTCTGATCCTTTAATATGTAGAAAAAAGTTGCATCACATAGAGTTGGATTAGGAAGATGATATTGGGTCAAAAGTTTCTGGAAACAATAAATAGAGGACTTATACGTACCCGTTGCCGAcggtgttcttcttctctttcctgCCTGAGTATGTTATACTCCTCAAGCATAGAAAGGAGACGGATCTagacacagaaaaaaaaatggtcagCCATGAAATAATAGATACTCAACTAAAACGGAAAACCAATAGAGATATTGAGAATTCATACACCATCATAGAGAAATTCAATCCCGTTTTCTTGTTCCCAAACTATTGTCTTCGAGGCCAGTGCTTCAACCATACCTGCATGAATAAACATGAAAAGAATACTACCTTTATAATCTCTATTCAGAGCATCATAAACACAtaatttattgataacaaAGAGCAACTTACCTGGGAGCTTGGTAACAAGATTACGAGCTTTTTCAGCGCGCTTGAGAGTAAGATGAGCTCCACGCCCAGCATTGTATCGGTTATCATCCTGAAGAGTGAAAAATCTCAGAATATGTAACAAgcttatttaaatttaaaaagattttgtgattCTGACTCTAACCCTGTTGTATTCTTCAAGCCAACTTTCTTCATCGCAGGCAGATAACCATTTCTCAACCCTTTCAAGTATCTCTTTTCGGCTTAGTGCTTCCTCTTTGATCTTAGATATATGTTGCTCAAGATGCTCCAGGACCATTGTAGCATCCACAATACCAGATTCTATCGCCACGATAGTCTGATCTATAGCACTGTCTGACACTGGCAACAAGTGGGTTTTCCTACATATCTCCTCTAGTTCTGACCTTTTCTTCAACACAAgttctttcattttgcttGCTTTTACCTCGTCCAATCGGACAACTTCTGCCTCAACCTGTCATGTTATGAACCATAAGTTATAAGCATGGTCATGTATAGAACAGTGTAAACATGAAAAATCGCCACAGCTTACGTATTTAATGAAGTCTTCAGAGAGACTATTGGCTTCAGTTATTTCATGTTCTGATGCAGCTATATTGCAGGTAATATGCTGATACTCTTGCTGCTCTTCTATGGGTGTATCCATCAAATTCCAGAGCTCCAACATGGTTGTTGCTAGATCTTGAAGCTGCATCAAATTCAATAAGCAACAATGAGTAACAACAGCAAAGAAAATTCTACATAACTCGTCAGAGTAATATATCACTTACCCTCTGCATTCTCTGTATCTTGACCTCCATCAGCTTCTGAACTGCAGCCCCCAATTTCTCAATTGTATGATCACTTAAACTTCTTGGTCCTTCTGGATCACTCAATGTGGGATTCACTTGGCCAACAACCTCATTAAAATCCATTCCAAGTACTGAACAATGGGAATACAGAGTACACAGGTGCTTCCGAATCGTCTCCACACGATCAATCTGAGAGAAACAACACCACAAAAGGAGTAAATACAATATAATGGTCGgaataaccaaacaaaaacaaagaagcaaaatattCAAgtacaaatcaaatttcacCTTCTCCTTCTGAAGTACTTGCAGCTGGCAGTGTAACTCTTCAAGCTTTCTCATAGACAAGTTAGTCTCATCGATAAGAGGTTCGGAATGAACAAGTTCTCCTTGACCTTTAATATCATTAGTAATACTATCTATTTGCTCCATGACAACAATGAActggtttcttctttcaacTTTCCTCTTTTGCATCTCTTCCAGTTCAGGAAGAATCCTCCCAAGCTCTTGCTTCAAGCTCCCAACGCTTTGATCAGACTAAcacatacaaataaatatcttaagCTCGAAAATTGCATAACCATAAGTCCATATCAAATTACTCATAATGAAGAATTACCTGTCTAATATGCACAGGACGCTCTCCCATAGCAGAACAAATTGCAGCTAATTGTGCTTCAGCATCAGCTATTGCTTGTCTAAGCTGAGCTCTACATCGATTAGCTTGATCAacttttcttctataaacttCCAAACATTCACGTTCAAGCTCAAGCAACATTTGATCTCTATCAGTTTCTGTTTCTCCAACTTCATCCCAAATAATCTAATTTtgcacaaaacaaaccaaagaagaTCTCTAAACActtcacacacaaaaatagaaacagtATCATATATAGAAAGACTCTTAATCTGCCAATAACCTGGAGTTCGAATAAAAGAGATCCACAAGTTGTCTCTACTTGAAGAATCGGATCTTTTTGAACACTTGCCATTTCGAAATGCTTAAGCCTGTAACAGGGAAAACGAAACCCTAACTATGTCATTCTCAAAATTAGAAGCTAAATTCGAAGCAATTGATTGAAAGCCTATATGATTGATTTTGACATTGCGAAGCAACAAATTGAGAGAAAACTTGCCTGAAACGGGAGATTTCTCGTAAATTTTCCAGaactgatgatgattttgaagtttgatTGAATCTGTCACTGAAACTTCGCGAGattagatttaagaaaacgaTTCAGAGAAAACTCTTCGATTAGCGTTTGAGATAGAGAATCCAATTTTAGAAACCTAGATCGAGATATTTCTGTGTgtggagagaagagagaagagaaatagAGCCGTTACGAAGAAGTAAAAGGTTTTgggtagagagagagatgatgatgatgagattggGAATTTCGTCCGTTACCCCAACCAGCTCAaactatttttgtatatttgggCTTTTACTTTTTCGaacttttgaatttcaaaaatctGATTTAAGGCTTTAGAATCCAGTGCATCGTGCTTACAGTAGACGAATAGATCCCTACCGTTGAGATATTCTTATTCCCTATGAACGGTTCAGATCTCAAAAACGAAAATCTAGCATAAATTGTGTTAAGCCGATCTTTGGTCTGAACCGgtctaattttaattatttcggTGTAGTAGTCATACCACGCCTATCCAAACCAGACTTTCTCTGTTTGTCAATGATCAGTGTAGTCAATCTAACAGAGATCGGtttaatatatgattaaatgTTCCTTAGAAATCCTACTCTGATGAAGAATATATGATTAAGGTAACTAATTGGTTTAATATATGgaattcaaaatttagttttggtttgggCGTGGtatgattatatattgaaCCAAAATAATCGAACATAGACGGGAAATTACATGCATATACTGATATACAGTATGCGTCTGGCGAGTTACaaataatttgaaacattTAAAGAATCTCATAATCCGATGATTCAATAAGCATAAACATCTCTGTCGAATGAAGAAGTATTTGATCTCATCACTACATCAGGTTTATAAATAATCTgctttataattttacaaacgACATATGTGATTgatttatactaaaaaaaaaaataatctgcTTTATAATACATCACTACATCTGTTAATCCCAAGTGTCGAACATTTGagtaatcattttttctttttttgaggGGAAAGTTATATGTTGCCGCGGTTTTGTGTAGGGAAGAGtgtaactttttaaaaatttactgCAACACCGTCCCATCAAGTTCTGTCTAATCCAATTCACCCAGGCAACAATTACTATGGGCAGTTTGGTTTTCCTTTGGTCATATGTTTAATTACTGTTTTTGAAAAACTGGAAAACTGCTATATCGtccaaattttctatttttgtatgagtaaattaaattacttttGGAAAGTTACTTATTACAAAACAACTCAGTATTCTACTTTCCCCTTCTTGCTTGTTTCACTGTGAATCAATGgcgtcttcttctctatcaCACCTTTGCAGCTGCACCTCTTCTCTGCATCATCCTCTCTCACATTCTATTTCGGCTAACTTAACCTCCAAAACAAATCTTTCCTTTCAGTTTCTTGCAAACAGACAGTCCCCACTTCTCTCCTCAACCCCGAGATCTCTCACCGTTATCGCCGGCGCCACGGCTCCGTCGAAACTTAGaggcaaaaccaaaaaaggtaaaatcGTTTCTCTGACGTCCGTTTCCTTATAAACCTTGTTCGTGTTACTGAGCGAGTTTGTGTGTATTTTCACAGTGGTTGGAATTGTAAAAATGAATGTATGGGCCGGAAAAGCAACTTTGGCGCCGCCGGTAAATCCGGCGTTTGCTTCGAGGGGAGACAGTGAAGACAAACAAATGGCTAAGCGTTTCTGCAAGGAGTACAATGCCCGAACCGCTTGATAAACTCGGTGATATAATTCCTGTCGTAATCACAATCTACGatgttgggtttttttttctacccTAATCTTTACACTACTTCAATCTTTATATCCGATGTAAATTCTTAACTAGAGAAGAGTAAATTTGCCATCAGTGGATGGGTTTTTGTATAGAGCcgcttttgaattttgttacgtactattcatatatatatataattgatgttttgttgtttcataCTTCATAGAGTTACATGTGTGGTTTCAGGACCAGAGCTTCACTTTTATCCTCAAGACCCCTCCTACTTCGTTTTTGTTGCTTAAGGCTGCAGGTAACTCTTCTTTTGTCCAACCCTAATTGTGTACCATGAGTCCATGACCCAATGAATgtgtatttaatttaataatagaaATTTTCAGCTGCATACATAATTTGAGTTTTGCTAGATCAATATTACTTGTGTCCCTTCTAAAACTATATGTATAAAGTGtggaacaaaaacaattgacaAGAAAATCACGTGTGTTTTATTTACATTCATTTTCACTTCTTTGGAGTTTTGTGATGTTTGACTTTATTGACTTGTGAAAATAGGTGTTAAGAAGGGATCAAAAGATCCAAAGCAAATTAAAGTTGGGATGATAACAATAGACCAAGTGCGCAAAATTGCAGAAGTAAAGCTGCCTGAGCTGAATTGCACAACAATTGTATCCACTATGAGAACCATTGCAGGAACTGCGGGTAACATGGGGATAGACATTGACCCTCCTATTCTTGAACCTAAAAACAAAGTAGCTTTGTTGTAAAAGCCTAACATGGGgttgtttttgataatatgaTTATGAAATTGATACAATGTAATTGACAAACCCTTAACCGTCTTGTTGCCAAATCCAGCAAGGGTTTTTAGTGGGTTTCTATGTTgggttttttttaaaaaatgggcccagatgaaaaaaaaacagaacaatccATTTAGGATCGTTCATAAAATTGGGTTTTTCGCGACCCAATAGAAACTCATACGTGACTTCATTTTATTGGGTAAACGTTttgactaaacaaaaaaaaaatacgcgttttttttcttttctttttctctctgatTTCTTCGTGGTCGCCGACGGAGACCCCAAATCGATTCTGCTTCGAACCAAATCGAAACCCTCATCATGGTTcgtatctcttcttctttgaatcgatttgattttatgagctttgaaattgaattttgaaagaGATTATGATCTGATTGCATTGGTATGTATATTGAATTACGAATTCTGGGAATTTTTAGTTCGTGTACTAAGCTTGAGCTGCATATGTTGTTATTAGCTTGTTCTTAGTTTTCTATATGTTTGCTTCATTCTCAGTGAAGTCATATTGTTGTTTCTATATTAACATAGAAATTTCAGATCTTTATGTGTTTGTTCTGTAGCTTTGTTTGTACCTATATCcttcaaagaaaaacttaCGGATTCaggtatatgttttgttgtggTAGATAGAGGAGCATTATGTGGCTCAAGGTTTAAGTATTGTTGGATACTTTCATGCAAACGAGAGGTTTGATGATGTTGAGCTCTGTGGTGTGGCTAAAAACATTGGTGATCACATTTCTCGCTATTTCCCTCAGGCACCAATTCTCTTGGTAAGTAAATGTCTTATCCTTTGTTTATGGAATGCTTTGGCCAGGCAGGAAGCAAAAGGCTGCGAGTATCCAGTGTTCCGAGCAAGCTTAAGATTAATGCTAAGGTCGCCAAAAAGTAAGTGTTCCTCTATTTCTcctgtgttttttttactctgtATAATTATCCTGCCCTGTTCTTCTTCCATCATATCTCATTTGCGTCTTTATATCAATTACTATTTCAGGCTTAAAGAAAGGCAGTGGTGCGACTATCTCTGGTTTGCATCAATGTCTGACTCCAATTTGTTATCTATTTGATAGGGAATATAGTTGTGCAATACTCAGCAGGCTTTAGGATTAGGAAGTGGGACTCAAAGCACTTACTTCTCATAGTCAAGAACCATCTCGAAGctaaagaaaatctaaaatatggAAGACATAGATACAAGCTTACAAGTGTTGAAAAGCCGAGCactaaaagtataaaaatgaaacaaaggtGGAAAGAAACTGCTTTCTCTATCTCATGTCTGTTTTAAGGTTTCTTCGGTCACTTAAGAGACAAAAGGCATTGTTTTGATCACTCTTTGAATCACTCTTATTTTTGAATTAGAGCAATACCTAAAGATCCATCTTCTTATAACCATCATACATGACCGCCATATGATTAACACAAGCCATTGCAACTTTTAACCACTCTTCGAACATAGTtagtaaaaacaagaaaagaaaaaaacactataTTTAATTGAGGTTCAATCAAGACTAAACCAAATGATTTACACCACTCATAGTCTCAGTGTGGTTGAGAGCACAATCGAGACATTATTCTTCTCAGAAAGTGTTGGAACAAacttattgtttttgttcgGTTTATGTTTGTCTTATGTTTCAATGTTATGATTCAATGTTatgattgatctttttattacattatgctcaagtaaaatattaacaaattttctttttaatttttttttttttgttttagaaaccCACTTAAAGATTCTACCAATGaaccataaaattttcaaaaactctaaaaaatctctaaactacaaaactatcaaaatttattaataaaaaatgtatagaAACTTTACTTAGAAACTAATCACTGTGGTTGCTCTTACATTTTAAGATGAGTAGTAACTTATTTGATTATGACATACGTAGTTTGATTTCTCTAATtgctaattttaaaattacttttgTAGTATATGCAAAgtattatactattatttaaacttgatttctattttttctaattcGAATTCGTCAAGCTTTACTACATGAATTGAAAAACCTATTCACATGCACCATTTTTTACTTTCCATTTTCAATTTGACGTATTCTTTTACAACaattctttattatttttgtagtgTTTATGCATGGAACATAAAATGATTTCACGTAATATTGGTGCAATATTTTAACACTTAagttaatcaaatatattatataccaTGTGATTCGGTcgtaaaacaagaaaaaatatatgaaaacacaAAGGAAAATAATTTGCATAACGTCCAGTATAAAAAAGATGGTTCGACAATATATTTTGGTTCTAACGTTTATttctcaaaactcaaaattcaaaaatcttAAGATCGAAAAATTCGAA includes:
- the PLE gene encoding Microtubule associated protein (MAP65/ASE1) family protein (PLEIADE (PLE); CONTAINS InterPro DOMAIN/s: Microtubule-associated protein, MAP65/ASE1-type (InterPro:IPR007145); BEST Arabidopsis thaliana protein match is: microtubule-associated protein 65-4 (TAIR:AT3G60840.1); Has 4514 Blast hits to 3795 proteins in 427 species: Archae - 120; Bacteria - 292; Metazoa - 2464; Fungi - 290; Plants - 515; Viruses - 1; Other Eukaryotes - 832 (source: NCBI BLink).), whose translation is MASVQKDPILQVETTCGSLLFELQIIWDEVGETETDRDQMLLELERECLEVYRRKVDQANRCRAQLRQAIADAEAQLAAICSAMGERPVHIRQSDQSVGSLKQELGRILPELEEMQKRKVERRNQFIVVMEQIDSITNDIKGQGELVHSEPLIDETNLSMRKLEELHCQLQVLQKEKIDRVETIRKHLCTLYSHCSVLGMDFNEVVGQVNPTLSDPEGPRSLSDHTIEKLGAAVQKLMEVKIQRMQRLQDLATTMLELWNLMDTPIEEQQEYQHITCNIAASEHEITEANSLSEDFIKYVEAEVVRLDEVKASKMKELVLKKRSELEEICRKTHLLPVSDSAIDQTIVAIESGIVDATMVLEHLEQHISKIKEEALSRKEILERVEKWLSACDEESWLEEYNRDDNRYNAGRGAHLTLKRAEKARNLVTKLPGMVEALASKTIVWEQENGIEFLYDGIRLLSMLEEYNILRQEREEEHRRQRDQKKLQGQLIAEQEALYGSKPSPSKPLGGKKAPRMSTGGASNRRLSLGAAMHQTPKPNKKADHRHNDGALSNGRRGLDIAGLPSRKQSMNPSEMLQSPLVRKPFSPISTTVVASKANIATTTTQQLPKNNAVNEISSFATPIKNNNILRNLEEEKMMTMMMQTPKNVAAMIPIPSTPATVSVPMHTAPTPFTNNARLMSEKPEVVEYSFEERRLAFMLQSECRLV
- a CDS encoding Uncharacterized protein family (UPF0172) (Uncharacterised protein family (UPF0172); CONTAINS InterPro DOMAIN/s: Uncharacterised protein family UPF0172 (InterPro:IPR005366); BEST Arabidopsis thaliana protein match is: Uncharacterised protein family (UPF0172) (TAIR:AT5G55940.1); Has 35333 Blast hits to 34131 proteins in 2444 species: Archae - 798; Bacteria - 22429; Metazoa - 974; Fungi - 991; Plants - 531; Viruses - 0; Other Eukaryotes - 9610 (source: NCBI BLink).); the encoded protein is MIEEHYVAQGLSIVGYFHANERFDDVELCGVAKNIGSKRLRVSSVPSKLKINAKVAKKLKERQWCDYLWFASMSDSNLLSI
- a CDS encoding Uncharacterized protein family (UPF0172) (Uncharacterised protein family (UPF0172); CONTAINS InterPro DOMAIN/s: Uncharacterised protein family UPF0172 (InterPro:IPR005366); BEST Arabidopsis thaliana protein match is: Uncharacterised protein family (UPF0172) (TAIR:AT5G55940.1); Has 35333 Blast hits to 34131 proteins in 2444 species: Archae - 798; Bacteria - 22429; Metazoa - 974; Fungi - 991; Plants - 531; Viruses - 0; Other Eukaryotes - 9610 (source: NCBI BLink).) → MIEEHYVAQGLSIVGYFHANERFDDVELCGVAKNIGDHISRYFPQAPILLVSKCLILCLWNALARQEAKGCEYPVFRASLRLMLRSPKSLKKGSGATISGLHQCLTPICYLFDREYSCAILSRL
- a CDS encoding Ribosomal protein L11 family protein (Ribosomal protein L11 family protein; FUNCTIONS IN: structural constituent of ribosome; INVOLVED IN: translation, ribosome biogenesis; LOCATED IN: ribosome, chloroplast; EXPRESSED IN: shoot apex, embryo, flower, seed; EXPRESSED DURING: F mature embryo stage, petal differentiation and expansion stage, E expanded cotyledon stage, D bilateral stage; CONTAINS InterPro DOMAIN/s: Ribosomal protein L11, C-terminal domain (InterPro:IPR020783), Ribosomal protein L11, conserved site (InterPro:IPR020785), Ribosomal protein L11 (InterPro:IPR000911); BEST Arabidopsis thaliana protein match is: plastid ribosomal protein l11 (TAIR:AT1G32990.1); Has 8145 Blast hits to 8145 proteins in 2775 species: Archae - 291; Bacteria - 5426; Metazoa - 99; Fungi - 120; Plants - 103; Viruses - 0; Other Eukaryotes - 2106 (source: NCBI BLink).); the protein is MASSSLSHLCSCTSSLHHPLSHSISANLTSKTNLSFQFLANRQSPLLSSTPRSLTVIAGATAPSKLRGKTKKVVGIVKMNVWAGKATLAPPDQSFTFILKTPPTSFLLLKAAGVKKGSKDPKQIKVGMITIDQVRKIAEVKLPELNCTTIVSTMRTIAGTAGNMGIDIDPPILEPKNKVALL
- a CDS encoding Uncharacterized protein family (UPF0172) (Uncharacterised protein family (UPF0172); FUNCTIONS IN: molecular_function unknown; INVOLVED IN: biological_process unknown; LOCATED IN: cellular_component unknown; EXPRESSED IN: 23 plant structures; EXPRESSED DURING: 13 growth stages; CONTAINS InterPro DOMAIN/s: Uncharacterised protein family UPF0172 (InterPro:IPR005366); BEST Arabidopsis thaliana protein match is: Uncharacterised protein family (UPF0172) (TAIR:AT5G55940.1); Has 46 Blast hits to 46 proteins in 14 species: Archae - 0; Bacteria - 0; Metazoa - 0; Fungi - 0; Plants - 45; Viruses - 0; Other Eukaryotes - 1 (source: NCBI BLink).); this encodes MIEEHYVAQGLSIVGYFHANERFDDVELCGVAKNIGDHISRYFPQAPILLGI